The Frondihabitans australicus genome includes a region encoding these proteins:
- a CDS encoding ABC transporter permease: MSAMTPPRAGSRILRRIVTAVVFAIVAVFILGPLVWLAAHAFAVTWNYPALAPTGFTLRWWGVVFDNPSLAAAVKNSLWFTPIVVICSMVICLPAAYAFSRFSFPGRRFFLIGLFATNAFPKMGLFVSMASLFYGLNLMNSVLGIVIVQLIGTVVFMTWIPAAAFSAVPRNLEEAARDAGASRLGTFLRVTLPMALPGILVAVLMSFLASFDEAQGTYLVGAPTYLTMPTEMYTLVLNYPRQVAAVFAILLSIPSVVLLLVARKYIMGGRLAEGFQIR, from the coding sequence ATGAGCGCGATGACACCTCCGCGGGCAGGCTCTCGGATCCTGCGCCGCATCGTCACCGCCGTGGTCTTCGCGATCGTGGCCGTCTTCATCCTGGGGCCGCTGGTGTGGCTCGCCGCGCACGCGTTCGCGGTGACCTGGAACTACCCGGCGCTCGCCCCGACCGGCTTCACGCTGCGCTGGTGGGGAGTCGTCTTCGACAACCCGTCGCTCGCGGCCGCCGTGAAGAACTCGCTCTGGTTCACGCCGATCGTCGTGATCTGCTCGATGGTGATCTGCCTGCCGGCGGCGTACGCGTTCTCGCGGTTCAGCTTCCCGGGTCGGCGGTTCTTCCTGATCGGGCTGTTCGCGACGAACGCGTTCCCGAAGATGGGGCTGTTCGTCTCGATGGCGTCGCTCTTCTACGGGCTGAACCTCATGAACTCGGTGCTCGGCATCGTGATCGTGCAGCTGATCGGGACGGTGGTCTTCATGACCTGGATCCCGGCGGCGGCGTTCTCGGCCGTGCCCCGGAACCTCGAGGAGGCGGCGCGCGACGCCGGCGCCTCGCGGCTCGGCACGTTCCTGCGGGTGACGCTGCCGATGGCGCTGCCCGGGATCCTCGTCGCCGTGCTCATGTCGTTCCTCGCCTCGTTCGACGAGGCGCAGGGCACCTACCTCGTGGGCGCGCCGACGTACCTGACCATGCCGACCGAGATGTACACGCTCGTGCTCAACTACCCCCGTCAGGTCGCGGCCGTGTTCGCGATCCTGCTCTCGATCCCCTCCGTCGTCCTGCTGCTCGTCGCCCGGAAGTACATCATGGGCGGGCGCCTGGCAGAGGGCTTCCAGATCCGATAG
- a CDS encoding ABC transporter permease, with protein MTALRSGSPARIGTSRRVSTETRRAGVGFLMALPPIVLLAVFVGFPVLLAIGFTFGFTGGLNSTIAAIGTGTRTATTWFGTVAAYGDVFSDPRFFRDLGVTLAVTAISTAVTLVVSVALALNLRLRGGRLASVFVGLAVVPMFIPVVIASWAILTFYASDGFLRTLLIHVGISAPIWGYTTTGVVIGSIWTSLPFATLMATSGIQAVPDAMIEAARDAGASTRAVIARVLIPMAGTPLVIAGTFTAIGVIGSFTVPYFIGPNAPSMLGVDISSYFQSYNRPQESVVMAVIVFLMASGIAVFYVWANFRTAKKEGRV; from the coding sequence GTGACGGCCCTCCGATCCGGCAGCCCCGCCCGGATCGGCACCTCGCGGCGGGTCTCCACCGAGACCCGCCGCGCAGGCGTCGGATTCCTCATGGCGCTGCCGCCCATCGTCCTGCTGGCGGTCTTCGTCGGCTTCCCCGTGCTGCTCGCCATCGGCTTCACGTTCGGGTTCACCGGAGGCCTGAACTCGACGATCGCGGCGATCGGCACCGGCACCCGCACCGCCACCACCTGGTTCGGCACGGTCGCCGCCTACGGCGACGTCTTCTCGGACCCCCGCTTCTTCCGCGACCTCGGCGTGACCCTGGCCGTCACCGCGATCTCCACGGCGGTGACGCTCGTGGTCTCCGTCGCCCTCGCCCTGAACCTCCGCCTGCGCGGCGGACGCCTCGCGTCGGTGTTCGTCGGACTCGCCGTCGTGCCGATGTTCATCCCGGTCGTCATCGCGTCGTGGGCGATCCTGACCTTCTACGCGAGCGACGGGTTCCTGCGCACACTCCTGATCCACGTCGGCATCTCGGCGCCGATCTGGGGCTACACCACCACCGGCGTCGTCATCGGCTCGATCTGGACCTCGCTGCCGTTCGCCACCCTCATGGCGACCTCCGGCATCCAGGCGGTGCCCGACGCGATGATCGAGGCCGCCCGCGACGCCGGCGCCTCGACCCGCGCCGTGATCGCCCGAGTGCTGATCCCGATGGCGGGCACACCGCTCGTCATCGCCGGCACGTTCACGGCGATCGGCGTCATCGGCTCGTTCACCGTGCCGTACTTCATCGGGCCGAACGCGCCGAGCATGCTCGGCGTCGACATCTCCAGCTACTTCCAGTCGTACAACCGGCCGCAGGAGTCGGTGGTCATGGCGGTCATCGTGTTCCTCATGGCCTCCGGGATCGCCGTGTTCTACGTCTGGGCGAACTTCCGCACCGCCAAGAAGGAGGGGAGGGTGTGA
- a CDS encoding extracellular solute-binding protein, protein MTRRRTFVALAAAATATLALAGCAPTTSASVGTAATSQAVTGTKGTVTVFISGDTNVQSLWDDAIIPAFEKANPGATVKTQLDLHGEHDAQTLAKLTSAVKAGDDPGYDLIDAGFIQAAGSANLLENVSSTKISNLATVPAATVKAGDGYGIPYRASSVLLAYDADKVKTPPKTLDALLKWIKANPGQFAYNSPSTGGSGGAFVTTVLDKYLSESTRKKMETTYDKDDESQWDKGFDELASLNKSMYQNGVYPNGNDAVLQLLGTGGIEMAPVWSDQVITAKNSGTLGSNIKYTQISNPSFTGSASYLGIPKTAAHKAVAEKLANFVLSSKGQALIAKSIAGYPVISLDNVPASTRAQFAAASPSTLRPSYYSTTSADMSNLWNSKVPGK, encoded by the coding sequence GTGACCAGACGCCGTACCTTCGTGGCCCTCGCGGCCGCAGCGACCGCCACGCTCGCCCTCGCCGGGTGCGCACCGACCACCTCCGCCTCCGTCGGAACCGCCGCCACCTCCCAGGCCGTCACCGGCACCAAGGGCACCGTCACCGTCTTCATCTCGGGTGACACCAACGTGCAGAGCCTCTGGGACGACGCGATCATCCCCGCCTTCGAGAAGGCGAACCCGGGCGCCACCGTCAAGACCCAGCTCGACCTCCACGGCGAGCACGACGCGCAGACCCTGGCCAAGCTCACCAGCGCGGTCAAGGCCGGCGACGACCCGGGCTACGACCTCATCGACGCCGGCTTCATCCAGGCCGCGGGATCGGCGAACCTCCTCGAGAACGTCTCGTCGACGAAGATCTCGAACCTCGCCACCGTCCCGGCCGCGACCGTGAAGGCCGGCGACGGCTACGGGATCCCCTACCGCGCCTCCTCCGTGCTCCTCGCCTACGACGCCGACAAGGTGAAGACCCCGCCGAAGACGCTCGACGCTCTCCTGAAGTGGATCAAGGCCAACCCCGGCCAGTTCGCCTACAACTCGCCGTCGACCGGCGGCTCCGGCGGCGCCTTCGTCACCACCGTGCTCGACAAGTACCTCTCGGAGTCGACCCGGAAGAAGATGGAGACGACGTACGACAAGGACGACGAGTCGCAGTGGGACAAGGGCTTCGACGAGCTCGCCTCGCTGAACAAGTCGATGTACCAGAACGGCGTCTACCCGAACGGCAACGACGCGGTGCTGCAGCTCCTGGGCACCGGCGGCATCGAGATGGCTCCGGTCTGGAGCGACCAGGTGATCACCGCGAAGAACAGCGGCACCCTCGGCTCGAACATCAAGTACACGCAGATCTCGAACCCGTCGTTCACCGGCAGCGCGTCGTACCTCGGCATCCCGAAGACGGCCGCCCACAAGGCCGTCGCCGAGAAGCTCGCGAACTTCGTGCTCTCGTCGAAGGGCCAGGCGCTGATCGCGAAGTCGATCGCCGGGTACCCGGTCATCTCGCTCGACAACGTGCCGGCCTCGACCCGCGCCCAGTTCGCCGCGGCGTCGCCCTCGACGCTGCGCCCGAGCTACTACAGCACCACCTCGGCCGACATGTCGAACCTCTGGAACTCCAAGGTCCCCGGCAAGTGA